In a genomic window of Lysobacterales bacterium:
- a CDS encoding tail fiber domain-containing protein, with amino-acid sequence MHRFIRAFSPLLLLSGSIHAAEFVYLGQIDDRGTPANGRYDLRIAAFGDEKSAAELMAPITFGAIEVKDGRFELRFDAALVSARETWLEVAVRDAGAGDFATIPGRSKAIRAPLIGACWSSTGDAGTTGSNFLGTTDAQPLVLRTANVQSLRIEPSAQTFGGSPITANVISGSSVNGVTAGVRGATIAGGGIPTGDSDPAMIFEDPNRVTDSYGAIGGGWGNRTGNDDGDPLSHVADTVAGGVANVASGSTTSVGGGLRNTASGWYGTVAGGVTNTASGTSSSVAGGDGNCAGGDYSFAGGRYAKARPGSDSGPDGYGCAGIPRSGDANGDAGTFVWGAGTGADFISTGDNQFLVRAQGGMALNAPPPHGDIELTITADADGADYANLWLKPRAASNRGILLTAGDGSGANDAGFYIDHYNGSTMSRRVELANNGTVTVRSNITGSASGVAMAAGAGSWSSLSDRSVKTAIRPIDARAVLDRVLALPVTSWSYAAQDASIRHIGPMAQDFRAQFAIGENDTTISSVDADGVALAAIQGLNAKLETENAAKDAQITSLRARLQALESRLDALADKTH; translated from the coding sequence ATGCACCGATTCATCCGCGCCTTTTCCCCACTGCTGCTGCTCTCGGGCTCGATCCACGCCGCCGAATTCGTATACCTCGGCCAGATCGATGACCGCGGCACACCCGCAAACGGCCGCTATGACCTGCGCATCGCCGCGTTCGGCGACGAAAAATCCGCTGCCGAGCTGATGGCGCCGATCACATTCGGCGCGATCGAGGTGAAGGACGGCCGCTTCGAACTGCGCTTCGACGCCGCGCTCGTCAGCGCGCGCGAGACCTGGCTCGAAGTCGCGGTACGCGATGCCGGCGCCGGAGATTTCGCGACCATTCCGGGCCGCAGCAAGGCGATCCGTGCACCACTGATCGGCGCCTGCTGGAGCAGCACCGGCGATGCGGGAACCACGGGGAGCAACTTCCTCGGCACCACCGACGCGCAACCGCTGGTGCTGCGCACCGCCAACGTGCAGAGCCTGCGCATCGAACCTTCCGCGCAAACCTTCGGCGGCAGTCCAATCACCGCCAACGTGATCTCCGGCAGCAGCGTGAATGGCGTGACCGCCGGCGTGCGCGGCGCGACCATCGCCGGCGGCGGTATACCCACCGGAGACAGCGACCCGGCGATGATCTTCGAGGACCCGAATCGGGTCACCGACAGCTACGGCGCCATCGGTGGTGGCTGGGGCAACCGCACGGGCAACGACGACGGTGACCCGCTATCGCACGTTGCCGACACCGTCGCCGGCGGCGTCGCCAATGTCGCATCGGGCAGCACCACCAGCGTCGGCGGCGGGCTGCGCAATACCGCGAGCGGGTGGTACGGCACGGTGGCCGGCGGCGTGACCAACACTGCAAGCGGGACATCAAGCAGCGTCGCCGGCGGCGACGGCAACTGCGCGGGCGGTGATTACTCATTCGCCGGCGGGCGCTACGCCAAGGCACGTCCGGGCTCCGATTCCGGCCCGGACGGATACGGTTGCGCCGGAATCCCGAGATCCGGCGACGCCAACGGCGATGCCGGCACCTTCGTCTGGGGCGCGGGTACGGGCGCGGATTTCATCTCCACCGGCGACAACCAGTTCCTGGTCCGCGCCCAGGGCGGCATGGCATTGAACGCTCCGCCACCGCACGGCGACATCGAGCTGACCATCACCGCCGATGCCGATGGCGCCGACTACGCCAACCTCTGGCTGAAGCCGCGCGCGGCGAGCAATCGCGGCATCCTGCTGACCGCGGGCGACGGCAGCGGAGCCAACGACGCCGGCTTCTACATCGACCACTACAACGGCAGCACCATGAGCCGCCGCGTGGAACTGGCGAACAACGGCACGGTAACGGTTCGATCCAACATCACCGGGTCCGCCAGCGGCGTGGCCATGGCCGCCGGCGCCGGTTCCTGGAGTTCGCTCTCCGACCGCAGCGTGAAGACCGCGATCCGGCCGATCGATGCGCGCGCGGTTCTCGACCGCGTACTGGCGCTTCCGGTTACGAGCTGGAGCTACGCCGCGCAGGACGCGTCCATCCGCCACATCGGCCCGATGGCGCAGGACTTCCGGGCGCAGTTCGCGATCGGCGAGAACGACACGACGATCAGCAGCGTCGATGCCGACGGCGTCGCCCTGGCCGCGATCCAGGGCCTGAACGCCAAGCTCGAAACGGAGAACGCCGCCAAGGATGCGCAGATCACATCGCTGCGCGCGAGGTTGCAGGCGCTCGAATCCCGGCTCGACGCGCTTGCCGACAAGACGCACTGA
- a CDS encoding branched-chain amino acid transaminase: MAMQYPEQIWFNGKIMRWRDATVHVMAHAIHYGSSVFEGIRAYDTPKGPAVFRLTDHMKRLYQSAKIYDLPIPYTLEELIQGTRDVIKANGLGKCYIRPVAFRGLGGFGLSADCPTDVAIGAWPMGEYLGHAVTETGIDAMVSSWQRFAPNTIPAGAKAGGNYLSGQLIAREARRLGFGEGIALASTGLLSEGAGENLFLVMNGELHTTPVSAALLNGITRNTIISLAKSAGIPVVERDLPREYLYLCDELFMCGTAAEITPIKSVDGKPVGCGERGPITAQIQKRYFGLVGGTEPDPNGWREMV; the protein is encoded by the coding sequence ATGGCCATGCAGTATCCCGAGCAGATCTGGTTCAACGGCAAGATCATGCGTTGGCGCGACGCCACCGTGCATGTGATGGCGCACGCGATCCACTACGGATCCTCGGTGTTCGAGGGCATTCGCGCCTACGACACGCCGAAGGGTCCCGCAGTGTTCCGCCTGACCGATCACATGAAGCGCCTGTACCAGTCAGCGAAGATCTACGACCTGCCGATTCCGTACACGCTGGAGGAACTGATCCAGGGTACGCGCGACGTGATCAAGGCGAATGGCCTTGGCAAGTGCTACATCCGACCGGTCGCGTTCCGCGGGCTCGGCGGCTTCGGGCTCTCGGCCGACTGCCCGACCGATGTCGCGATCGGCGCCTGGCCGATGGGCGAGTACCTCGGCCACGCAGTCACCGAGACCGGCATCGACGCGATGGTGTCGAGCTGGCAACGCTTCGCTCCCAACACCATCCCGGCCGGCGCCAAGGCCGGCGGCAATTACCTGAGTGGCCAGCTGATCGCGCGCGAAGCCCGGCGGCTCGGTTTCGGCGAGGGCATCGCACTCGCCAGCACCGGCCTGCTCTCGGAGGGCGCCGGCGAGAACCTGTTCCTGGTGATGAATGGCGAACTGCACACCACGCCGGTGTCGGCTGCGCTGCTCAACGGCATTACCCGCAACACCATCATCAGCCTCGCGAAGAGCGCAGGCATCCCCGTGGTCGAACGCGACCTGCCGCGCGAATACCTGTACCTGTGCGATGAACTGTTCATGTGCGGCACCGCGGCCGAGATCACGCCGATCAAGAGCGTGGACGGCAAGCCGGTTGGATGCGGTGAACGCGGCCCGATCACCGCGCAGATCCAGAAGCGCTACTTCGGCCTGGTCGGCGGCACCGAGCCAGACCCGAACGGCTGGCGCGAAATGGTGTGA
- a CDS encoding glycosyltransferase family 39 protein, which produces MSAIVLEPSPRAMPVTSRLQRLLQSCWLTMAFTLALGFAFQGSRGLWEPDEGRYTQVAMEMLLSGDYITPRRHHHRIHPTKPPLTYWAIAGSVSRFGRNEWAVRAPYALAFALTAGLLFGIGRRLTPRLPGLPAAIYTTTALPFFAANLVTTDTLLTLMTTLGVFGYVGARWPLRANAAAWPWILLMWAGFGLAFVTKGPPGLLPLAAILIFDGLQSHLRTRQLFDLRGLLVFVLLGLGWYLAVLLRNPEMFGYLLREEVVARIASGEHGRFPQWWGGFYIYGPTLLVGTLPWLPTLWRHWRELPLTRLRWSRLAPQGRFLAWWIGLSLLVFLLARSRLPLYLLPLFPAIALVIARAWLAEPQRLRRRLAWLPWVTVLLVLLKAAAAHVHNNKDMRAFAAEIRRVVPFQPGEAVFIDESPRYGLGFYLDIEAEWISIAPSADPRYDQVLSEELAEAEGPRLYLVRPERYGAFAAMARALGHHVQRFGESHRFVIAGVRRDRDRERN; this is translated from the coding sequence ATGTCCGCCATCGTTCTGGAACCGTCGCCGCGAGCCATGCCAGTCACGTCGCGGCTGCAGCGATTGCTGCAATCGTGCTGGCTGACGATGGCGTTCACGCTGGCGCTTGGCTTTGCGTTCCAGGGCTCGCGCGGGCTGTGGGAACCCGACGAGGGGCGCTACACCCAGGTGGCGATGGAGATGCTGCTGAGCGGCGACTACATCACGCCGCGCCGCCATCACCACCGCATCCATCCGACCAAACCGCCGCTGACCTACTGGGCGATCGCCGGAAGCGTCTCCCGGTTCGGGCGCAACGAATGGGCGGTGCGCGCGCCGTATGCGCTGGCCTTCGCCTTGACCGCAGGCCTGTTGTTCGGCATTGGTCGAAGGCTCACGCCGCGGCTGCCGGGACTGCCAGCGGCGATCTACACGACCACTGCGCTGCCCTTTTTCGCTGCGAATCTGGTGACCACAGATACGCTGCTCACGTTGATGACGACGTTGGGCGTGTTCGGCTACGTCGGGGCGCGCTGGCCGCTGCGCGCGAATGCCGCAGCCTGGCCATGGATCCTGCTGATGTGGGCCGGCTTCGGGCTCGCCTTCGTGACCAAGGGGCCGCCGGGTCTGCTGCCACTGGCGGCGATCCTGATCTTCGATGGCCTGCAGTCGCACCTGCGGACGCGTCAGTTGTTCGATCTACGCGGCCTGCTCGTATTCGTTCTGCTTGGTCTCGGCTGGTACCTCGCCGTGTTGCTGCGCAATCCAGAGATGTTCGGCTATCTGCTGCGCGAAGAGGTGGTGGCGCGCATCGCTTCGGGCGAGCACGGCCGCTTTCCGCAGTGGTGGGGCGGCTTCTACATCTATGGCCCGACCCTGCTGGTGGGCACGCTGCCATGGTTGCCGACCTTGTGGCGGCATTGGCGCGAGCTGCCGTTGACGCGATTGCGCTGGTCGAGGTTGGCGCCGCAGGGCCGCTTCCTGGCCTGGTGGATCGGCCTTTCCCTGCTGGTGTTCCTGCTCGCGCGCTCGCGCCTGCCGCTGTATCTGTTGCCCCTGTTCCCGGCGATCGCGCTGGTCATTGCCCGTGCCTGGCTGGCCGAGCCGCAGCGACTGCGGCGGCGCCTGGCCTGGCTGCCGTGGGTGACGGTACTGCTGGTGCTGCTCAAGGCCGCGGCTGCGCACGTGCACAACAACAAGGACATGCGCGCCTTCGCCGCCGAAATCAGGCGTGTCGTACCGTTCCAGCCGGGTGAAGCGGTCTTCATCGACGAGTCGCCGCGCTATGGTCTCGGTTTCTACCTCGACATCGAAGCCGAGTGGATCAGCATCGCGCCGAGCGCGGACCCGCGCTATGACCAGGTGTTGTCCGAAGAACTCGCAGAAGCCGAGGGGCCGCGCCTGTATCTGGTGCGCCCGGAGCGCTATGGTGCCTTCGCGGCCATGGCGCGCGCGCTCGGGCACCATGTGCAGCGCTTCGGCGAGTCGCACCGCTTCGTTATCGCCGGCGTCCGTCGCGATCGCGACCGCGAGCGCAACTGA
- a CDS encoding valine--tRNA ligase, producing MDKSFDPRDIESRWYPQWEASGYFAPSGDGEPYTIMLPPPNVTGTLHMGHAFQHTIMDTLIRYQRMCGKRTLWQLGTDHAGIATEMVVSRLLEREGQTRNALGREQFVERVWQWKEESGSTISRQMRRMGVSGDWSRERFTMDEGLSKAVVETFVRLHEQGLIYRGQRLVNWDPVLLTAISDLEVVSEEEQGKLWSIAYPLADGSGQLVVATTRPETMLGDVAVAVHPEDERYAGLIGKMLKLPLTEREIPIIADAYVDKDFGTGCVKITPAHDFNDYEIGKRHSLPMINIFTPTATVNDNAPAQYRGLDRYVARKAVLADLTAAELLVEEKAHKLQVPRGDRTGQVIEPYLTYQWFVKMDGLAARGLELVENGSVKFVPENWINTYRHWLGNIQDWCISRQLWWGHRIPAWYDDDGNIFVARTEAEALDKARAAKRSVRPEPVEGRSLEVDSARTSTGSVRTESNGAIRLTRDDDVLETWFSSALWSHSTLGWPDADAMKQYGFDTFLPTSVLVTGFDIIFFWVARMIMMTDHFTGQVPFKHVYITGLVRDRDGNKMSKSKGNVLDPLDLIDGISLADLIAKRTSGLMQPKDAPKIEAATRKEFPEGITAVGADALRFTFASLASHGRDIKFDFNRCEGYKNFCNKLWNAARFVLMNTEGFAVATGVAPTASTEAERWILSRLAATIDSVHAQLADYRFDLASQALYEFTWNEYCDWFLELTKPALAGDDAVAADSTRHTLLYVLETVLRALHPLVPFVTEEIWQHVSPKLGHAAGQFIATQRYPQATDITVDPTAAAEVQWLKDVLMGVRRIRGEMNIAPSKAIPMLFTGGDADDARRVAKFAAQIAFLARAESPRFLVAGEAEPAAAAAIVGSLRVLIPLAGLIDLDAEKKRLDREITRVEGEIRKCQGKLASETFVANAPAAVVEQERARLADWTSQIDGLRSQRGKLE from the coding sequence ATGGACAAGAGCTTCGATCCCCGGGACATCGAGTCGCGCTGGTACCCGCAGTGGGAGGCCAGCGGCTACTTCGCACCAAGCGGCGATGGCGAGCCGTACACGATCATGCTGCCGCCGCCGAACGTGACCGGCACCCTGCACATGGGGCATGCGTTCCAGCACACGATCATGGATACGCTGATCCGTTACCAGCGCATGTGCGGCAAGCGCACGTTGTGGCAGCTCGGTACCGATCATGCCGGCATCGCGACCGAGATGGTCGTCAGCCGCCTGCTCGAACGCGAAGGCCAGACCCGCAACGCACTCGGTCGCGAACAGTTCGTCGAGCGCGTCTGGCAGTGGAAGGAAGAATCCGGCAGCACGATCAGCCGCCAGATGCGGCGCATGGGCGTCAGCGGCGACTGGTCGCGCGAACGCTTCACCATGGACGAAGGCCTGTCGAAGGCCGTCGTCGAGACCTTTGTGCGCCTGCACGAACAGGGCCTGATCTACCGCGGCCAGCGCCTGGTGAACTGGGACCCGGTGCTGCTCACCGCGATCTCCGATCTGGAAGTGGTCAGCGAGGAGGAACAAGGCAAGCTCTGGTCGATCGCGTATCCGCTCGCCGATGGCTCGGGCCAGCTGGTGGTCGCGACCACGCGTCCGGAAACCATGCTGGGTGACGTCGCCGTTGCCGTGCATCCGGAGGACGAGCGTTACGCCGGCCTGATCGGCAAGATGCTGAAACTGCCGCTGACCGAGCGCGAGATCCCGATCATCGCCGACGCCTATGTCGACAAGGACTTCGGTACCGGCTGCGTCAAGATCACGCCGGCGCATGATTTCAACGACTACGAAATCGGCAAGCGCCACAGCCTGCCGATGATCAACATCTTCACGCCGACCGCGACCGTCAACGACAACGCCCCGGCCCAATACCGCGGGCTCGATCGGTATGTCGCGCGCAAGGCCGTTCTCGCCGACCTGACCGCGGCCGAGCTGCTGGTGGAGGAAAAGGCGCACAAGCTGCAGGTGCCGCGCGGCGATCGCACCGGTCAGGTGATCGAGCCGTACCTGACCTACCAGTGGTTCGTGAAGATGGACGGGCTCGCGGCCCGCGGTCTCGAACTGGTGGAAAACGGCAGCGTCAAGTTCGTGCCGGAGAACTGGATCAACACCTATCGCCATTGGCTCGGCAACATCCAGGACTGGTGCATCTCGCGCCAGTTGTGGTGGGGCCATCGCATTCCGGCGTGGTACGACGATGATGGAAACATCTTCGTCGCCCGGACCGAAGCAGAAGCTCTGGACAAGGCGCGTGCGGCGAAGCGTTCCGTTCGCCCTGAGCCCGTCGAAGGACGATCCCTCGAGGTCGACTCCGCTCGCACTTCGACAGGCTCAGTGCGAACGGAGTCGAATGGCGCGATCCGACTCACCCGCGACGACGACGTGCTCGAAACCTGGTTCAGCTCGGCGCTGTGGTCGCATTCGACGCTCGGTTGGCCGGACGCGGATGCGATGAAGCAATACGGCTTCGACACCTTCCTGCCGACCTCGGTGCTGGTCACCGGCTTCGACATCATCTTCTTCTGGGTCGCCCGGATGATCATGATGACCGACCACTTCACCGGCCAGGTGCCGTTCAAGCACGTCTACATTACCGGGCTGGTGCGCGACCGCGACGGCAACAAGATGTCCAAGTCCAAGGGCAACGTGCTCGACCCGCTGGATCTGATCGACGGCATCTCGCTCGCGGACCTGATCGCCAAGCGCACCTCGGGTCTGATGCAGCCCAAGGATGCCCCCAAGATCGAAGCGGCCACGCGCAAGGAGTTCCCCGAAGGCATCACCGCAGTCGGTGCCGACGCGTTGCGCTTCACCTTCGCCTCGCTCGCCTCGCACGGCCGCGACATCAAGTTCGACTTCAATCGCTGCGAGGGCTACAAGAACTTCTGCAACAAGCTGTGGAACGCGGCGCGCTTCGTGCTGATGAACACGGAGGGGTTTGCGGTCGCGACCGGGGTCGCTCCTACGGCGAGCACTGAAGCCGAACGCTGGATCCTGTCGCGCCTGGCCGCGACCATCGACAGCGTGCACGCGCAACTCGCCGACTACCGCTTCGACCTGGCCTCGCAGGCGCTGTACGAGTTCACCTGGAACGAATACTGCGATTGGTTCCTCGAACTCACCAAACCGGCGCTGGCCGGCGACGACGCCGTGGCCGCGGACTCGACGCGCCACACGCTGCTGTATGTGCTCGAGACCGTGCTGCGCGCGCTGCATCCGCTGGTCCCGTTCGTGACCGAGGAGATCTGGCAGCACGTGTCGCCGAAACTCGGCCATGCCGCAGGCCAGTTCATCGCCACCCAGCGTTACCCGCAGGCGACCGACATCACGGTCGATCCGACCGCGGCTGCGGAAGTGCAGTGGCTGAAGGACGTGTTGATGGGCGTGCGCCGCATCCGCGGCGAAATGAACATCGCGCCGAGCAAGGCTATCCCGATGCTGTTCACCGGCGGCGATGCCGATGATGCGCGCCGTGTCGCCAAGTTCGCCGCCCAGATCGCGTTCCTCGCGCGCGCCGAATCGCCGCGTTTCCTTGTCGCCGGTGAAGCCGAGCCGGCGGCGGCCGCGGCCATCGTCGGTTCGTTGCGCGTGCTGATCCCGCTCGCCGGACTGATCGATCTCGACGCCGAGAAGAAGCGGCTCGATCGCGAAATCACCCGCGTCGAGGGCGAGATCAGGAAGTGCCAGGGCAAGCTGGCCAGCGAAACCTTCGTCGCCAACGCACCGGCGGCCGTGGTCGAACAGGAGCGAGCCCGCCTCGCCGACTGGACCAGCCAGATCGATGGGCTGCGCTCGCAGCGCGGGAAGTTGGAGTGA
- a CDS encoding proline--tRNA ligase, with amino-acid sequence MRLSQFHLHTTKETPADADVVSQQLMLRAGMIRKLGAGLYTWTPLGLRVLRKVEAVVREEMNAAGALELLMPSVQPRELWEETGRWQKFGGQLLKIKDRKQADYCYGPTHEEVITDFARNELRSYKQLPVNFYQIQTKFRDEIRPRFGVMRAREFLMKDAYSFHMTPECMAREYQNMYAAYTRIFTRLGLKFRAVNADTGAIGGSASHEFHVLAESGEDAIAFSTASDYAANIEMAEALAPAAARAPAGGAMRKIATPTQKTCEEVAALLGIALTRTVKSVALMAADGRFVLALVRGDHVVNEIKLAKLEGMAEYRLASEAEILDHLGSEPGFLGPVAPRQAVRVIADRSVAAMSDFVVGANEAGFHLDDVNWGRDLPEPELVADIRNVVEGDPSPDGTGELRIARGIEVGHVFQLGQNYARAMHASVADEQQQAQVMYMGCYGIGVSRIVAAAIEQNFDAAGVIWPEPMAPWRVAVCVINPKNDAKVADAASALYAELNSRGIETTLDDRGLRPGAMFADIELIGVPHRVVVSERGLAAGTFEYRARRASEAEQLDHEALLARLS; translated from the coding sequence ATGCGCCTTTCGCAGTTCCATCTCCACACCACCAAGGAAACCCCGGCTGATGCCGATGTCGTCAGCCAGCAGCTGATGCTGCGCGCGGGGATGATCCGCAAGCTTGGAGCCGGGCTGTACACATGGACGCCGCTCGGTCTGCGCGTGTTGCGCAAGGTCGAGGCGGTGGTGCGCGAGGAGATGAACGCGGCCGGCGCGCTGGAACTGCTGATGCCCTCGGTGCAACCGCGCGAACTGTGGGAGGAAACCGGGCGTTGGCAGAAGTTCGGCGGCCAGTTGCTCAAGATCAAGGACCGCAAGCAGGCCGACTACTGCTACGGCCCGACGCACGAGGAAGTGATCACCGACTTCGCGCGCAACGAGCTGCGCAGCTACAAGCAGCTGCCGGTCAACTTCTATCAAATCCAGACCAAGTTCCGCGACGAAATCCGCCCGCGTTTCGGAGTGATGCGGGCGCGCGAGTTCCTGATGAAGGACGCCTACTCGTTCCACATGACGCCCGAGTGCATGGCGCGCGAGTACCAGAACATGTACGCCGCCTACACCCGCATCTTCACCCGCCTCGGGCTGAAGTTCCGCGCCGTGAACGCGGACACCGGCGCCATCGGCGGCAGCGCCTCGCATGAGTTCCACGTGCTCGCCGAATCCGGCGAGGACGCGATCGCGTTCTCGACCGCATCCGACTACGCCGCCAATATCGAGATGGCCGAAGCGCTGGCGCCGGCCGCAGCGCGTGCGCCAGCCGGTGGCGCGATGCGCAAGATCGCCACGCCGACGCAGAAGACCTGCGAAGAAGTCGCCGCGCTGCTCGGCATCGCGCTGACGCGCACGGTCAAGTCGGTGGCGCTGATGGCCGCGGATGGCCGCTTCGTGCTCGCGCTGGTGCGCGGTGACCACGTCGTCAACGAGATCAAGCTGGCCAAACTCGAGGGCATGGCCGAGTACCGGCTGGCGAGCGAGGCCGAAATCCTCGATCACCTCGGCTCCGAGCCGGGCTTCCTGGGCCCGGTTGCGCCGCGCCAGGCGGTGCGCGTGATCGCCGATCGCAGCGTCGCGGCAATGTCCGACTTCGTCGTTGGTGCCAACGAGGCAGGCTTCCATCTCGACGATGTGAACTGGGGTCGCGACCTGCCGGAGCCAGAACTCGTGGCCGACATCCGCAACGTCGTCGAGGGCGATCCCTCGCCCGATGGCACGGGCGAGCTCCGTATCGCGCGAGGAATCGAGGTCGGGCACGTGTTCCAGCTCGGCCAGAACTACGCCCGCGCCATGCACGCGAGCGTCGCCGATGAGCAGCAGCAGGCGCAGGTGATGTACATGGGCTGTTATGGCATCGGCGTGAGTCGCATCGTCGCTGCCGCGATCGAGCAGAACTTCGACGCCGCCGGCGTCATCTGGCCGGAACCGATGGCGCCGTGGCGCGTCGCGGTATGCGTGATCAATCCGAAGAATGACGCCAAGGTCGCGGACGCCGCGAGCGCACTTTACGCGGAGCTGAACAGTCGCGGCATCGAAACCACGCTCGACGATCGCGGCCTGCGCCCGGGCGCGATGTTCGCCGACATCGAGCTGATCGGTGTGCCGCACCGGGTCGTGGTCAGCGAGCGTGGGCTGGCGGCGGGAACCTTCGAGTACCGGGCGCGGCGCGCCAGCGAAGCAGAGCAGCTCGACCACGAGGCCTTGCTCGCCAGACTGAGTTGA
- a CDS encoding DUF4124 domain-containing protein, whose translation MKMSLAICLLATLVAATPVHAEKFYKWQDADGVWHYSNKPPKDQPAEALTVRSKGATQSDEERAEQARKEKARGGVPVATAEQCTKLRENLKVLDSATSVRIDRNADGEAEDMSMEEQRAEAEKTRRQIERFCD comes from the coding sequence ATGAAAATGAGTCTTGCAATCTGCCTTCTCGCCACTCTGGTGGCGGCAACCCCTGTCCACGCCGAGAAGTTCTACAAGTGGCAGGACGCGGACGGTGTCTGGCATTACAGCAACAAGCCGCCCAAGGACCAGCCAGCCGAAGCCCTGACCGTGCGCTCGAAGGGCGCCACGCAATCTGACGAGGAACGCGCCGAGCAGGCTCGCAAGGAGAAGGCGCGGGGTGGCGTTCCGGTGGCGACGGCCGAGCAGTGCACGAAGCTGCGCGAGAACCTCAAGGTGCTGGATTCGGCCACTTCAGTTCGCATCGACCGCAATGCGGATGGCGAGGCGGAAGATATGTCAATGGAAGAACAGCGCGCCGAAGCAGAAAAAACCCGGCGCCAGATCGAACGCTTCTGCGATTGA
- a CDS encoding phosphatidylcholine/phosphatidylserine synthase, with protein MSDSPNVPARHPGIYLLPNLFTTAGMMAGFFAIISAFNGRFTEAAIAVFVAGLLDGVDGRVARMTNTQSDFGVQYDSLADLVSFGVAPAVVMYAWALATLKGYGPIMGKVGWAAAFVYTACAAMRLARFNTQIGVIDKRFFQGLASPASAGLMMSFVWTMNDHAIPGTRVAFLALFVTLTAAILMVSRLRYWSFKAKPESERVPFIWIPLALGIIVLLVIDPPRLLLGICVLYVAHGPVLTLWGMRKRRERPAAP; from the coding sequence ATGAGCGATTCCCCGAACGTCCCAGCGCGCCACCCCGGCATCTACCTGCTGCCGAACCTGTTCACCACGGCCGGCATGATGGCCGGCTTCTTCGCGATCATCTCGGCGTTCAACGGGCGCTTTACCGAGGCTGCGATCGCGGTATTCGTGGCCGGGCTGCTGGATGGCGTCGACGGCCGCGTGGCACGCATGACCAATACGCAGAGCGATTTCGGCGTGCAGTACGACTCGCTCGCCGACCTGGTCAGCTTCGGCGTGGCGCCGGCGGTGGTGATGTACGCCTGGGCGCTGGCCACGCTCAAGGGCTATGGGCCGATCATGGGCAAGGTCGGCTGGGCCGCGGCTTTCGTGTACACCGCCTGCGCGGCGATGCGCCTGGCGCGCTTCAACACCCAGATCGGCGTGATCGACAAGCGTTTTTTCCAGGGGCTGGCGAGTCCGGCATCCGCGGGTCTCATGATGTCCTTTGTTTGGACCATGAACGACCACGCCATTCCCGGCACTCGCGTCGCATTCCTGGCGCTGTTCGTGACCCTGACCGCGGCCATCCTGATGGTGTCGCGGCTGCGCTACTGGAGTTTCAAGGCGAAGCCCGAATCGGAACGCGTGCCATTCATCTGGATCCCGCTCGCGCTCGGCATCATCGTGTTGCTGGTGATCGATCCGCCGCGCCTGCTGCTCGGCATCTGCGTGCTCTACGTGGCGCATGGCCCGGTGCTGACGCTGTGGGGCATGCGCAAGCGACGCGAGCGTCCGGCGGCGCCGTGA